In one Lycorma delicatula isolate Av1 chromosome 5, ASM4794821v1, whole genome shotgun sequence genomic region, the following are encoded:
- the blp gene encoding mitochondrial import inner membrane translocase subunit Tim16 has translation MAKYLVQIVILGTQIIGRAFARALQQEYQASQEAARRAGGGRKGAQSAAANARSSITVEESLKILNVEKMDPEKIKVNYEHLFNVNDKLKGGSFYLQSKVVRAKERLDEELAAADNTKTGKEDHR, from the coding sequence ATGGCTAAATATCTTGTACAGATAGTTATTCTAGGAACTCAGATTATTGGAAGAGCGTTTGCTCGAGCATTGCAGCAAGAATATCAAGCTAGTCAAGAAGCTGCTCGGAGGGCAGGTGGTGGACGCAAAGGTGCACAATCGGCCGCCGCTAATGCTAGAAGTAGTATTACTGTAGAAGAGTCACTAAAGatattaaatgttgaaaaaatggaTCCTGagaaaattaaagtgaattatgaacatttatttaatgttaatgataAGTTGAAAGGTGGTTCTTTTTATTTGCAGTCGAAAGTTGTGCGTGCCAAAGAAAGGTTAGATGAAGAACTTGCAGCGGCAGATAATACGAAAACAGGTAAAGAAGAtcatagataa